One part of the Musa acuminata AAA Group cultivar baxijiao chromosome BXJ1-5, Cavendish_Baxijiao_AAA, whole genome shotgun sequence genome encodes these proteins:
- the LOC135674669 gene encoding pentatricopeptide repeat-containing protein At1g53600, mitochondrial-like, which yields MLPRHIAKPSRCRASLLISAFNFSTVSSLAASAQVLPKPPSLDPTSRGLLVSCNARITRSGRDGDLLGAQSVFDRMPVRDVVSWTALLTAYAENGRISEARRIFDEMPTRNMVTWNAMISGYVRSAHVFEARELFTRMPARDVVSYSAMITGFVKCGMIKEAEEVYQEMPRRWRDPVASNALICGYLRVGKLDMAACVFESMEVKDVVSWSSMVDGCCKCGRLSDARRIFDAMPERNVVSWTAMIRGYFKGGIYEDGFGLFLQLRREGVGINSTTLSVMIDATAELERIEEGIQIHALVLVTGLQDVFLGDSIIVMYTRVGWMEAAKNTFSCMNTRDVVSWNSLLAGYIQYDMLEEANVLFETMPEKDAVSWTSMMVGFSNRGWISESVRLFHEMPVKDEVAWTAIISGFVANGEHENALWWFHRMVHEGFKPNGFTLSTVLSASANLAILDQGMQIHARIIKTDLESDVAVQSSLVSMYAKCGKVTDAYHVFLHIFDPNLITVNAMMTAFAQHGLAEEALQLFKDMQGYGCKPNQVTFLAILSACAHAGLVNEGYKHFKSMSSSYGIEPGPDHYTCTVDLLGRAGFLREALDLIESMPFSPHSAIWGALLNASRMHSDLELAELAAQRLLDLEPNNATTYAVLSNLYGLAGRKKDEERMRITKQTNGVRKSPGYSWVISDSYSSQQNTA from the coding sequence ATGCTGCCAAGACACATCGCCAAGCCAAGCCGTTGCCGTGCGAGTCTCCTCATCTCGGCCTTCAACTTCTCGACAGTGTCGTCACTCGCCGCGTCCGCCCAAGTCCTGCCGAAGCCGCCATCGCTTGACCCGACGTCCCGCGGCCTCTTGGTCTCCTGCAACGCCCGGATCACCAGGAGCGGGCGAGATGGCGATCTCCTCGGCGCCCAGTCCGTCTTCGACCGCATGCCCGTCCGCGACGTCGTCTCGTGGACGGCGCTTCTCACTGCCTACGCTGAAAACGGCCGGATCTCTGAAGCCCGGAGGATATTCGACGAAATGCCCACGAGAAACATGGTCACTTGGAACGCGATGATCTCGGGCTACGTGCGCTCCGCCCACGTCTTCGAGGCCCGCGAGTTGTTCACGCGTATGCCCGCCCGGGATGTGGTCTCCTACTCCGCCATGATTACAGGATTTGTGAAGTGCGGGATGATAAAGGAGGCCGAGGAAGTCTACCAGGAGATGCCGCGGAGGTGGCGCGACCCGGTTGCTTCAAACGCCTTGATCTGTGGGTACCTGAGggttggcaagcttgatatggctGCCTGTGTGTTTGAGTCGATGGAGGTGAAGGATGTGGTCTCCTGGAGCTCGATGGTCGATGGGTGTTGCAAATGTGGGAGGCTCTCTGATGCCAGAAGGATTTTCGATGCAATGCCGGAGAGGAATGTGGTTTCCTGGACTGCTATGATTCGAGGATACTTTAAGGGTGGAATATATGAAGATGGGTTTGGACTGTTTCTACAGTTGAGGAGAGAAGGCGTGGGCATCAATTCCACAACGCTTTCGGTCATGATCGATGCCACTGCCGAATTGGAAAGGATAGAAGAAGGGATTCAGATTCATGCTCTTGTCTTGGTAACGGGACTCCAAGATGTCTTCTTAGGTGATTCAATTATTGTCATGTACACTAGAGTTGGTTGGATGGAAGCTGCAAAAAATACGTTCAGCTGCATGAACACAAGAGATGTAGTCTCATGGAATTCTTTGCTAGCTGGATACATCCAGTATGACATGCTAGAGGAGGCCAATGTGTTATTTGAGACCATGCCAGAGAAGGATGCTGTATCTTGGACTTCGATGATGGTGGGATTTTCCAATAGAGGGTGGATTTCCGAGTCTGTCCGTCTATTTCATGAGATGCCTGTGAAAGATGAAGTTGCATGGACTGCAATCATTTCAGGGTTTGTGGCGAATGGGGAGCATGAGAATGCATTGTGGTGGTTCCATCGCATGGTGCATGAAGGGTTTAAGCCCAATGGTTTCACACTGAGCACCGTACTCAGTGCTTCAGCTAACTTGGCAATTCTGGACCAGGGAATGCAGATTCATGCTCGTATCATCAAAACAGATCTAGAGTCAGATGTGGCTGTCCAAAGCTCTCTGGTCTCAATGTATGCAAAGTGTGGGAAGGTGACTGATGCATATCATGTCTTCTTGCATATCTTTGACCCAAACCTTATTACAGTGAATGCAATGATGACAGCATTTGCTCAACATGGTTTGGCAGAAGAAGCTCTTCAATTGTTTAAGGACATGCAGGGATATGGCTGCAAACCTAATCAGGTTACGTTCCTAGCGATTCTTTCGGCTTGTGCTCATGCAGGCTTAGTTAATGAAGGTTATAAGCACTTTAAATCCATGTCATCTTCATATGGCATAGAACCAGGACCTGATCATTATACCTGCACAGTCGATCTCCTAGGCCGTGCAgggtttcttagagaagcattagattTGATTGAATCAATGCCATTTTCTCCTCATTCTGCAATATGGGGAGCATTGCTTAATGCTAGTAGGATGCACTCTGATCTTGAACTTGCAGAGTTGGCCGCTCAGCGACTTCTGGATTTGGAACCAAACAATGCAACAACTTATGCTGTCCTGTCAAACTTGTATGGTTTGGCAGGGCGCAAGAAGGATGAGGAGAGAATGAGAATAACAAAGCAGACCAATGGTGTGAGGAAGAGTCCAGGATATAGTTGGGTTATATCTGATAGTTATTCAAGCCAGCAGAACACAGCATGA